TTTCCCGCTgtcttcctccatctccacctctccctccgtctctctctctctgcctctctctctgtctgtctgtcgttgTATCTCCTTCTCTGTCTGTTGTCTGGGCATTCAGTGACGCACGAAACGCGATCACGTTCGCATTTATTAAAAGATGGTTGCTGTTGCACTGGAAAGTGGACTCTGAGACACGGACTCGCGACTCGGGACTGGCAGTGCGACTCCTCCGGCCAGGAGGAGAGACAGATGTGGGTAACATTTGCTAGccaacccaaaaaacaaaaaaacaacaccaaaaacCAAGCACAAAAAGAAGAGtagcagaagaagaaaacgTCAGAGAAAGAGGACCCAAACTAAGGCTGCGAATACCCTATTCCGAATATAAAGTAATCCCCCAAAACCTACTCCAAAGCCAATACAAATACGAATCTCATGAAAAACCCAAAGCTTTTCCCTTTAAGACTCTTGAATTTGGCTTCGATTTTGATGAAACTTTttgtgtaaataaataaacgcaTTAGATTTGAGATCCCAAAGTTGCATGGCATTCTCTTGAGACATTTCAAAGTTATACCCACAAAGAAGTTTGTTCCTTAAGGGTTTCCATGCACAACCTGTTCCCCAATCTCATAGTACCCTCAAATACAGAGTATTCCATAAAAAACTTGACCAACATGTGGTTCTGTTGGCTATTTTTAGACGCCTCTTTCGCTATCTGTCTgttccgtctccgtctctctgtctgtctgtgtgtgtgtgcaactgcaacaggaTGGGGCACAGGAACAGGCAATGTCTGGAGCGACAGAGAGGGGGTTCTTCTTGGTTCATTAACTGCGACCAAGTTTTAATCAGATTTGTGCGTGAAGTTCGCCACTAACCTGAGGAGGAATCCAGCGACAAGAAATGGGTGGGATTttgggggcaggcaggcaggcaggcacgaAGCCACTTCTCTCTCTGAGAAGTTTCCAGCCATATTTTTTAATGGGAAAATTCAAACAGAACTCCACTGTCCACGAGGAAAGAACTGTGTGTTTCCGAACCCGTTTCCAGCAGACATCGCCGTTCCATCGTTTCATCTGCGGAAGCGTGGCCCCTATAAACCATATTCTTTTGGttccttttgctgttttttgctgctttttgctGCTCTTTGCTGCCTTTTGCGTCTCGCGGATTTCTTcttgcagcagccgcagcagcagacaaaTTTATGAGCGTTAAGTGAAGGCCAATAAAATTGTGGACGTTTTTTCCGTCTGGACTTGTTTTCTGGCCACAACTTGAGGCCGTCTCTTCCGCTGGAACATTAATTTTACGATGGGTTTCCAGTTCTTTCgagattttttgttgtttctgtttctgtttctgtctctgcccgtgcccgtgcccgtgtccCGAAAGACTAATGGATTTTAGTGTTTTGGGCTTCCAATGTTCCACAAATTAAAACagaattataattaaatactCCCACCGCCCACGAGAGGGCTCATTATCGATCGCTTATCGAGTGCGGGTGGGTGTGGGGATGGGGGTGGATTCAGTTGGATAAAGGCCATGGTTCACCTGTGACTAGCCTCAGTGCTCGACTGGAAACAACATGTGGAAGTTATCTGCGATTGCTGGCACTTTCCTAATGGTAAACAAATGGTTGAAGGTTAAAGGTAACAAAAAGCTAGTAGAACCCCCCACTAAAAGGCCCCATACCATTCCACAGTGCGCGGTGGCACATGTGACATTCACGAACCTCAAGTGCCAGATGATTGACCGGCGGTTCGGGCTGTTTGAAATGTGCCGGATCAAGGCGGTGAATCGAACCCACAAATATATGGATATCTACGCAAAGATCTACAAGTTACCCGTGGATAATATAACTGTAAGCCTCTACACGATAGATCTGCCAGAATCGTATGTATTTTTTCTCTCTTGCAGTGCCGAATCCTTCCCATGCGTCATGATCATGGCTATAGGCCGTTCTTCATGAACCTGACCTTTGATTTCTGTGGGTTTTTCAGGAGTCTACGGACCGAGCATGGCATCAGGGAGATCCTGCTCCAAGAACTCTTCCAGACGGTCAAGCAGTTCACGAACGTGAACCACTCGTGTCCCTACAATGTGAGTGATCGATGGACCCAGAGGAGCGATAGCTATGACTCGTTTGTGTGTATTCCAGCACGATTTGGTGATCTCCAAAATGTGGACCGGCAATCTGGAGACGCGATTCCTGCGGTACATTCCCTTGCCCCAAGGGGACTACAGCCTCTCCTTCTACTGGTTCACCGTCGGCGTTCATCGAGCGACTGTCCGAGTGTACTTTAGGCTAACCGGCGGCTAATTATGAACAATCGTCATTATGGCTGGATCAGCGATCATGGGCGGTGGTGAGACCATCATCATTTCGATACGATCTCTGCTTTCGAGAACTGTAAATGGCTTGATtcgttaaaatatatacaccGCAACATCAGAAACGTTTATGCCACAACGAGTCAGAGGCGCCGCCGATCAATAGTTCGCAATGGACGGACTGCTCTGTGTATGGATTCTGTTGGGTGCTCTAACGGTAAACCTTTCAAGGAAAGCAAGTGTCTGGGAAGAGTCTATTATTGGTGCCTTTTGTTGTAGACGACCCACGCGCATGTGACCTTTACGAACCTCAAGTGCGAGATGGCGGATAGAACATTCGGGGATGTCATGTGCCGCATCAAGGCAGTGAATCGCACCCACAAGTATATGGAGCTCAGGGCTCAACTGTTCAAGCTTCCAGTGGAAAATATCACAGTGAGTTCCAGGAGACAgaagacaggagacaggagacaggacCTATTGATCCTGAGATCCCTCTTGCAGGTCAACCTAAAGCTAATGCGCTACAATCATGGCTACAAAGTGTTCTTCATTGACGTCAACGTCGATGCCTGCAAGTTCCTGGCGAACCCCCGGAACCCCATCGTCCGCTCCTTCTACAATATCTTTAAGAAAAACTCGAACGCAAACCACACATGTCCCTACAATGTGAGTATTCTGTGATTGattgagagggagagagatccTAAAGCCGAAGATCGTTCCAGCACGATGTGATTGTCGACAAATTGTTTACCGGGAATCTGGAGGCGGATTTCGCCAAATATGTTCCTATGGTCAATGGCGACTATGCCTTCTTCACGGAGTGGTCTACGAACAAAATACATCGCGCCTTTCTGAAGGTATATTTCAGTTTATCAGGATCAAAAGTTGATTGATCAATCAGCGCGCTCAATCAGTCATAAAATAGTCGGCTATTTATttgtttcctctttttttttttttttcttccaagCCTCATTAAAGCGTTTAAACACCGAAAATGATGTTTGATTCTAGATTTGAATATCATAATAAGTGTCGTCTTTGTTCGGGTATGATGATTTCTAATGAAAGGGCGTGAAAATATCGGGAAAATCCGGAAAAGATCAAAGGCTTGTTTTAACTTCAAAAGAATGCGATTATTGTGGCATTACTATCCCCTAATACCAGCAGTTCTTAAGCCCACTGTGCTGTACTCTACTGGCCGAGAGCGCATAGAATAAGAGAgcgaaaaaagagaagaatACAACTGAAAGGGATACCAGTTTTGGGGCCAGCGAGCAAGGAAAACAGACTCAAGTTCCAGACTACGTTATGGAAATAATTAATAGTGCTCTGAAGTAGCATTTCCATTTATGATCCAATCAGGTCTAAAACATTGCTAGAAGCCGTTCCAAACAAGCCTCTTTCATCAGGTTTATCGTTTGTGAAGTGCCTTTGAGGATCGATCTAAAAGATTCACAGAATCTCCCAACATTTTGCCATCAATTATGGTGGTTTTTGATATCTTAATGTCGCGCCACGTGACCCGCGACTCTCGAAACTCAAATTCAAAGCAATTTCCCTTCAAACTGGACAAATATAGTTCTGCATCACATTTCAATCGAGCGGAATCAGTGGAGTAGAAATCTACTGTAAAAACTCCATAATTATATGATAATGGTCCATTCCGTTCGATATAATCTTTAACCAGAGGATTGCCCTGTAATAATTCCGCCGGAAAATCGCATTAAAGACCTTTAATAGCCCCACCATTCGCTTTGGATGCGGATTGTTGGACGATCTAATGGGTCTATTGTCTCTAAAAGGTATTATTAATGGAGTGAATCGATGATCCGCAGCGCAGTTTCGTCCAAAATGTGGAGGCTGCCGGTGTTCGTTCTATGGATAGCTCTGCAATCGGTAATCGTATGGACATGCCTGGAATGGACCAATAAAAAGGGCATATCCTTTCTGTTTAGACAAGTTTCAGTCACGTGACATTCACGAACCTCAAATGCAGCTCGTTAGATGATAAATTCATGGAGTTTGCCACGTGCCAGATCAAGGCTGTCAATCGATCGCACAAGTACTTGGATATATACACGAAGATGCATCAGTTGCCCATAAACACGGCCTGGGTGAGCGCTCTCTGTCGCGCTGAGTGAGGATCTATATCCCGCGGATCTCTTTTTTAGGTGAAAGTGAAGTTCATGAAGTTCGATAACGGATACAAGCCCTTCTTCATCGACCTCTCCTATGATGCCTGCAAGTTCATGAGGAATAAAAAGAAGCATCCGATTGCGTTCATGTTCTTTCGATCGTTTGTGAACAACACGAACCTCAATCACACCTGTCCCTACGATGTGAGTAGATAGCCCCATGACCCGTGGCCTCTATATGGACCGTTCTACCACAAATAGCATGACATTTTCGTGGACAAACTCTATACCGGAGAACTGGAGACGGAATTCAGTCGCCTCATCCCCATTCCCAGCGGGGACTACGCCATCTTCACCGAATGGAGCTCCGAGAACACCACACGCTGTACCGTTCGCCTCTATATGAAGATATTCCAAAAATAGAGATCTGTTGTACTTCAATTGTGgaattgttttctttgttgttttttttttttttttgtgcgtgCAAGTAAAGATCAATATAAAGAAACAATCGATAATATGTGCCGCAGCCCTGCTCCCAGCTCAGCTGAAAAGCCAAGCTagctctctcgctcgcactGCATGCTTTTCCCATAGAAAAAGTCGATTGTCTAAAGCCCAACAAGATGATCGGCGGTACAGAAATCACAGAAACAAGTGAAATAATAGAATCGATAAAACTGAATCGATTATTAATCGGAAAGATAAAGTTCCAGAGGGAGTTCCAGAGGGAGTTCATAGATAAATCGTAAACAATCGCCAGCTATCGATAGACATCGATTGTTCATTGGAAAGATGGAGTCCTAGTTCCTTTCCATCCCAAAAACTAAAGGGTATTCCTCCTCCCATCAGATGCAGTACATATTTCATCATGGAAGTGCCTTTTTCTGTCATATTTTTGCCTCAGGAATCCCAAATGTTCTTCCAGGAATTTCCATAATTCCGCCAAAACACCAAATAATTCATCAAAAAATCAGTCCAGAACTCAAGGACACGTCgtgcctttgtgtgtgtgtgtgtgtgtgtgtgtgggggcagGAAGGTGGGGCAGGTCGCAGAGAGTccattaataataaattaaacataTTCCCTGACATGCCCCATGGCATGGATCTCTACCTTTCTACCTTTGTGCCCCTCGAaccgttcgttcgttcgtctGGTTCTTAAAtggtttctgctgctgctgctgttgttgttggctgctcCCCTAATGACCTAGAAATACAAATTCCAGTCCTCCGTGCATGCCCCCACGTATGGAGCACCTCTCCCTGTTGCCGCCTCTGCCTGTTCTACCGATTAGTGAAATCCCCGGACTGCCGCCAAGGCTGCcttggctgcttggctgctcGGCTGCTGGCAAGTCATTCAGCAGACGGTAGACGGTagacggcagacggcagacgcTGAAGCAACTGAAACGGAAGCTAATCGCTTCACTAAGTTCCTTGGGAGTCCCCCCAATCCCCCGTCCCCATCTTCTCTGGATTGCGTAACAACATATatctacagatacagatacagatacacatctacagatacagatacagatacagatactcaacagatgactctgactctgacgcTGGTCAAGGTGGAAGCGCTTTGTGGCTTTGACTGTTTGTCTGTCGGATTATAAATGATTCTCCCATTAATTCCCAACCAAATGCCAGAGACAGACAAACGGaaagacaggcagacaggtggagggacggacggacgaacGGAGGTGGGGAACagacattaacattaacatttaacaGGTAGATAGGTCCGGTAGTCTGGCATTCAAACAttcgacagacagacagacggacagacggacggacagacagacagaagtGAACAATCAATATCATTTGATTACATTGATAACGTTTATACGGACGGATATACGGGTGTACGGGTATACGGGCACAGACAGGCCTGTCTCTTCGTTTCGTTATCGAACTTCGCCTCGATATccatggatggatggacggttcgacggatggatggatggatggggctTTCGTCATTCGAATGCCGACTGTCTAGACGAGTGGCTCCATAAAAACGTATTTTCGCCTCACGCCACACAGCGCCACAGAGAGCCACGAAAAAGGGGAACACCGAAACGGGTCTATGGGCTAAGGCTTTGAGAAGTGTTGCTATCTATCTATTTAACAGATATGTATCTATAAAATATGCAGAATTCAGGCAACAATTTGTGAAAAAAGTAGGTTGCCATTGAGATACTGTCTGGACTTGTTTAGAATTGGTTTGAGATGGACATCGTTTCAAGAGAAGGACTTAAGGGAAAGAATTGTTTGGCTTTAACAAAACTATGCAGAAGAAGAGACAGCTGATTGACAGCTGATTGAAGAAAGCCAGAGACAAAATTCGAGACTTCTCTGGGTTCGGCAATCCATTAGCGGCGAAAGAAGTCTCCCGAGCCGAGCACGAACAGCTGATGCATGCTCCAAAGCAACCCTGTGTGTCTTTTTCGTTAAGCCGAAGTCGTGAAACCGGTCCTTGGGGAGTCTTCCGTTTGAATCGAAGCCAGAACCAAACCAGAACCCATATTATATATCTTCCAACTTGGAGAAAAACACCAAAGGAATGGGGAAGACATTCTATGCCTAAgagtatcttttttttttagagcaTTCAAAATTCGTAGCCACAAAAGATCgccatctttttgtttttaatttatttttggcgcaagttttgttttgttttatttttcggctGTCGATTTGAAtaagttttgaatgaacgacGCGGCGTCTGACGCTGCAACGTCCGAGGGAATGACGCGAATCGATacccagacagacagaacgaAGAAGCCACGAAGATCTGAGGCCCCGCCGAATGCCGCCTGGCGACAGTTGCAACGTGCAGCAGGatgtgtccagtgtccagtgtccagtgtcctgtgtccaggacgagtacgagtacgagagtCCCCTCCGATAATAAAGACAAtccattctttttttttgttgtttattaaaCGCCGATGAAATGAAGCGAAAACTGATTCGCCGATGCCTCTTCCTTTTGCATGGCCAAAGCGATTTGCTGGACATGGCATTAAGGAGGGGCGGCAGGGGCCTCCATTTCCACCTTCTACCTTCTTCCACATGTAAGTGCAACACCGCTGCAACGTGCAACGAGCAACGAGCAACGTGCAACGCTGGCGGCAACTACAAAAGCAGCTGCGAggacagacgacagacgacaaCGTTTCGAGTATCAGACGCGGAGGAGCGGCCACTGATAGCAACT
The sequence above is a segment of the Drosophila pseudoobscura strain MV-25-SWS-2005 chromosome X, UCI_Dpse_MV25, whole genome shotgun sequence genome. Coding sequences within it:
- the LOC6899999 gene encoding uncharacterized protein produces the protein MDGLLCVWILLGALTTTHAHVTFTNLKCEMADRTFGDVMCRIKAVNRTHKYMELRAQLFKLPVENITVNLKLMRYNHGYKVFFIDVNVDACKFLANPRNPIVRSFYNIFKKNSNANHTCPYNHDVIVDKLFTGNLEADFAKYVPMVNGDYAFFTEWSTNKIHRAFLKVYFSLSGSKVD
- the LOC117184977 gene encoding uncharacterized protein isoform X1; this translates as MWKLSAIAGTFLMVNKWLKVKGNKKLVEPPTKRPHTIPQCAVAHVTFTNLKCQMIDRRFGLFEMCRIKAVNRTHKYMDIYAKIYKLPVDNITCRILPMRHDHGYRPFFMNLTFDFCGFFRSLRTEHGIREILLQELFQTVKQFTNVNHSCPYNHDLVISKMWTGNLETRFLRYIPLPQGDYSLSFYWFTVGVHRATVRVYFRLTGG
- the LOC6900000 gene encoding uncharacterized protein, producing MWRLPVFVLWIALQSTSFSHVTFTNLKCSSLDDKFMEFATCQIKAVNRSHKYLDIYTKMHQLPINTAWVKVKFMKFDNGYKPFFIDLSYDACKFMRNKKKHPIAFMFFRSFVNNTNLNHTCPYDHDIFVDKLYTGELETEFSRLIPIPSGDYAIFTEWSSENTTRCTVRLYMKIFQK
- the LOC117184977 gene encoding uncharacterized protein isoform X2 produces the protein MWKLSAIAGTFLMCAVAHVTFTNLKCQMIDRRFGLFEMCRIKAVNRTHKYMDIYAKIYKLPVDNITCRILPMRHDHGYRPFFMNLTFDFCGFFRSLRTEHGIREILLQELFQTVKQFTNVNHSCPYNHDLVISKMWTGNLETRFLRYIPLPQGDYSLSFYWFTVGVHRATVRVYFRLTGG